In Flavobacteriales bacterium, a genomic segment contains:
- a CDS encoding bifunctional 3,4-dihydroxy-2-butanone-4-phosphate synthase/GTP cyclohydrolase II yields MTDLDIQLDSIESAIQDIKDGKIVIVVDDADRENEGDFVAAARSVTPEMINFMATHGRGLICAPLVEDRCVELGLELMVQNNNAAYETPFTVSVDLIGHGCTTGISASDRAQTVKALINPETRPEELGKPGHIFPLKAKKGGVLRRAGHTEASIDLARLAGFEAAGVIVEIMNEDGTMARLPQLVEIAKKFNLKLVSIKDLIEYRVKHESLIERQIGVEMPTEWGDFKLVAYRQTTNDQMHLALVKGTWEDDEAILVRVHSSCVTGDIFGSCRCDCGPQLHAAMKMVEEAGKGVVVYMNQEGRGIGLLNKLKAYELQEKGMDTVEANLALGFEMDQRDYGIGAQILRDLGVTKMKLMSNNPKKRTGLLGYGLEIVDSVAIEIEANDHNRFYLQTKRDKMGHSIKVEK; encoded by the coding sequence ATGACTGACTTAGACATACAACTTGATAGCATTGAATCTGCTATTCAAGACATTAAAGACGGAAAGATCGTTATTGTTGTTGACGATGCAGACCGCGAAAACGAAGGAGATTTTGTAGCTGCCGCACGTTCGGTCACCCCCGAAATGATCAATTTCATGGCAACCCATGGGCGCGGATTGATCTGTGCCCCGTTGGTGGAAGATCGCTGCGTAGAACTTGGACTAGAACTGATGGTTCAGAACAACAATGCAGCTTACGAAACGCCATTCACAGTTTCAGTTGACCTTATCGGTCATGGTTGTACCACAGGTATTTCTGCCAGCGACCGTGCTCAGACTGTAAAAGCACTCATCAACCCAGAAACTCGCCCGGAAGAATTAGGAAAACCTGGGCATATCTTTCCATTGAAAGCCAAAAAAGGTGGCGTACTGCGTAGAGCTGGACACACGGAAGCGTCCATCGACCTTGCGCGTTTGGCAGGTTTTGAGGCTGCTGGCGTTATTGTGGAGATCATGAACGAAGACGGCACCATGGCGCGTCTTCCTCAATTGGTTGAGATTGCAAAGAAATTCAATCTCAAACTCGTTTCTATTAAAGATCTGATTGAATATCGTGTGAAGCATGAATCACTGATCGAACGTCAGATCGGAGTAGAAATGCCGACCGAATGGGGTGATTTCAAACTTGTAGCGTACAGACAGACCACCAACGATCAGATGCACCTTGCATTGGTAAAAGGAACGTGGGAAGATGACGAGGCAATTCTTGTTCGTGTTCATTCCTCTTGTGTTACAGGCGATATTTTCGGTTCATGCCGATGTGATTGCGGTCCGCAACTGCATGCTGCCATGAAAATGGTGGAAGAAGCTGGAAAAGGTGTTGTGGTTTACATGAATCAAGAAGGACGCGGAATCGGACTTCTGAACAAACTCAAAGCCTACGAATTGCAAGAAAAAGGAATGGACACCGTGGAAGCCAACCTTGCTCTCGGATTTGAAATGGATCAGCGTGATTACGGAATTGGAGCGCAGATACTTCGCGATCTTGGTGTGACCAAGATGAAATTGATGAGCAACAATCCGAAAAAGCGCACCGGATTGCTCGGTTACGGTCTGGAAATTGTCGATTCTGTTGCGATTGAGATAGAAGCAAATGACCATAATCGCTTTTATCTACAGACCAAACGCGATAAAATGGGGCATTCAATAAAGGTTGAAAAGTAG
- a CDS encoding dihydroorotase, whose translation MQILLRATKIVDPNSEHNGKVLDILITDGVITTIGKDLDPEGIEEIIEGDDLHVSTGWIDLYATFGDPGREYKEDIDSGLNAAAQGGFTGVAISPEALPAVDDKSAIRYLLNKAAGHAVNALPIGAVTKGLKGEELAEMFDMQTSGAVAVSNGKHSIGNSKLQNLAFLYGRNLDLTMYSFCQDAKLAAGGQMHEGIANTSIGMMGIPALAEELMVTRDIYLAEYANVPVHFSHITTKGSVSLIRQAKAKGLKVTASVPAHHLAIRDDSTADFNSNYKVVPPFRDQEHIDALKAGLKDGTLDAIISDHEPHEIEAKFSEFSKAEPGIIALETAFSVVLEALSGTMDLEAIIERFTSGPRKVLNLKSPTINEGSVAELTVFTPSLKWVYEKKDIKSLSKNSPLIGKELTGLPVAIINNGQLYLNS comes from the coding sequence ATGCAAATACTCTTACGCGCCACCAAAATTGTGGACCCGAACTCTGAACACAACGGAAAAGTATTAGACATTCTGATAACCGATGGAGTAATTACAACCATTGGCAAAGACCTTGATCCTGAAGGAATTGAAGAGATCATCGAAGGAGATGACCTTCATGTTTCAACGGGATGGATTGACCTCTACGCCACGTTTGGCGATCCAGGCAGAGAATACAAGGAAGACATTGATTCTGGATTGAATGCTGCCGCACAAGGTGGATTTACAGGAGTCGCCATTTCTCCTGAGGCATTGCCTGCGGTTGATGACAAATCGGCCATTCGTTACCTTTTGAATAAGGCTGCCGGACACGCGGTGAACGCATTACCAATTGGAGCCGTGACCAAAGGGCTGAAAGGTGAAGAACTGGCAGAAATGTTTGATATGCAAACTTCTGGAGCAGTTGCCGTGAGCAACGGAAAACACTCCATCGGCAATTCAAAACTTCAGAATCTTGCTTTTCTCTACGGACGAAATTTGGATCTGACCATGTACAGTTTTTGTCAGGATGCGAAATTGGCTGCAGGCGGGCAAATGCACGAAGGCATTGCTAACACAAGCATCGGAATGATGGGAATTCCTGCATTAGCAGAAGAGTTGATGGTAACGCGAGACATCTATTTGGCTGAATATGCGAACGTGCCTGTTCACTTTTCGCACATCACAACCAAAGGTTCGGTCAGTCTTATTCGGCAAGCAAAAGCGAAAGGATTGAAGGTAACGGCTAGCGTTCCTGCGCACCATTTAGCCATACGCGATGATTCCACGGCAGATTTTAACTCGAACTACAAAGTTGTCCCTCCGTTCCGCGATCAAGAGCACATTGATGCGCTGAAAGCAGGTTTGAAAGATGGAACGCTGGATGCCATCATTTCCGACCATGAACCGCACGAGATCGAAGCGAAATTCTCTGAATTCAGCAAAGCAGAACCAGGAATCATTGCCCTTGAAACTGCATTTTCTGTTGTGCTCGAAGCGCTTTCGGGAACAATGGATCTAGAAGCCATCATCGAACGCTTCACTTCTGGCCCAAGGAAAGTGCTGAATTTGAAATCACCAACTATCAATGAAGGTAGCGTGGCCGAACTGACCGTTTTCACCCCTTCTCTAAAATGGGTTTACGAGAAGAAAGACATTAAAAGTCTCTCCAAGAATTCGCCACTTATCGGCAAAGAACTGACCGGACTTCCTGTTGCCATTATCAATAACGGGCAATTGTACCTGAACAGTTAA
- a CDS encoding M42 family metallopeptidase encodes MRSQSLDFLRTYLNNASPTGFESSGQQIWLDYLRPYIDEFYTDVYGSVVGIINPKAEYKVVIEAHADEISWFVNYISKEGLIYVRRNGGSDHQIAPSMRVNIHTKKGIVKGVFGWPAIHVRNPQKEESPSLSNIFIDTGCNSKEEVEEKGIHVGSVVTFVDEMTMLNDRYIVGRALDNRVGGFIIAEVARLLKEKKKKLPFGLYIVNAVQEEIGLRGAEMISRRIKPDVAIITDVCHDTQTPMYEKKSQGDLTAGKGPVLTYGPAVQNNLLNMIIDTAENKKIPFQRAAATRATGTDTDAFAYSGEGVASALISLPLKYMHTTVESVHKDDVDNVIKLIYETLLQLESGHDFRYTMK; translated from the coding sequence ATGCGTAGCCAAAGCCTTGATTTTCTGAGAACATATTTGAACAATGCTTCACCAACCGGATTCGAATCTTCGGGTCAACAGATCTGGCTAGACTATCTCCGACCCTACATCGATGAGTTTTACACCGATGTATATGGCTCAGTGGTCGGCATCATCAATCCAAAGGCTGAATACAAAGTAGTTATTGAGGCGCACGCTGATGAAATTTCGTGGTTTGTGAACTACATCTCTAAGGAAGGTTTGATCTACGTTCGCAGAAATGGTGGTTCTGATCATCAGATAGCACCTTCTATGCGTGTGAACATCCACACCAAGAAAGGAATCGTAAAAGGCGTTTTTGGATGGCCAGCCATTCACGTTAGAAACCCGCAGAAAGAAGAATCGCCAAGCCTTTCCAACATATTCATTGACACAGGTTGCAACTCAAAAGAAGAAGTTGAGGAGAAAGGAATTCATGTTGGTTCGGTCGTCACGTTTGTGGATGAAATGACGATGCTAAATGACCGATACATCGTTGGTCGTGCGTTAGATAACCGTGTAGGCGGCTTCATCATTGCTGAAGTAGCAAGATTACTGAAAGAGAAAAAGAAGAAACTACCGTTTGGTCTCTACATCGTTAATGCCGTTCAAGAAGAGATCGGATTACGCGGTGCTGAAATGATCTCTCGCAGAATAAAGCCTGATGTGGCCATCATTACGGATGTGTGCCACGACACGCAAACTCCAATGTATGAGAAGAAATCCCAAGGCGACCTTACCGCAGGAAAAGGCCCCGTTTTGACTTACGGACCAGCTGTTCAGAACAACTTGCTGAACATGATCATCGATACCGCAGAGAATAAGAAAATCCCGTTCCAGCGTGCTGCTGCTACGCGTGCCACTGGTACAGATACTGATGCGTTTGCATACTCTGGCGAAGGAGTTGCTTCTGCTCTGATTTCTCTTCCTTTGAAATACATGCACACAACAGTTGAATCGGTACATAAGGATGACGTGGACAACGTGATCAAATTGATTTACGAAACGCTACTACAATTAGAGAGCGGACACGATTTCAGATATACCATGAAGTAG
- a CDS encoding HDIG domain-containing protein produces MNSFFSDIRNNHERLQRVLLFVVAGLFIVFLLPKEGKFKYEYQKGRPWSHEDLVAPFDFAIEKPKDELDAEIKQLKDHSKIYLSLDEQAEERAMQEFEKRFAAEFNPDSSKARQLSKLDKNLQAGKLVLNSIYTKGILRKTDAFDGVANGRVVYLLKGNTASVVQLDQFHTVQTAYSKIRTDLDKRNGLETDLLAKVLSEILVQNVIYDELTTERVLDEELKSISDTRGMIPKGLMVISRGDMVDGENFLVLESLRNEYQSRLGSSESFYLILLGQLIMVSIVLVMFFIFLVKYRTDLAQNNSQVSFLLMLIVGMVITSSLVQRIPNVNLYLVPFCLVPVIVRSFFDSRIALFAHIVTLIIIGFQAPNGFEFMFLELIAGIIAIFSLISLQNRSQLFVSMLIVFVTFSASYFSIAVMQEGDVKNIDLTMFIWFGGSVGLTLLAYPLIYLFEKLFGFISDVTLLELNNTNHALLRQMASEAPGTFQHSLQVASLAETAIYEIGGNALLVRTGALYHDIGKLYAPMYFIENQVTGVNPHDDLSFEESAKIIINHVIKGIELAKNNNLPEQLIDFIRTHHGTSTVQYFYRSYLHNFPEGELDKEHFSYPGPKPFTKEMAVLMMADSIEAASRSLSEYTTESVAKLVDGIIDRQFSEGQFDRANITLRDISEVRSIFKKKLLNIYHVRVEYPS; encoded by the coding sequence ATGAACAGTTTCTTTTCAGACATACGCAACAATCACGAGCGCCTGCAGCGTGTGCTTTTGTTCGTTGTAGCAGGACTGTTCATCGTTTTTCTGCTTCCTAAAGAAGGTAAGTTCAAATACGAGTATCAGAAAGGAAGGCCATGGAGCCACGAAGATCTGGTAGCACCCTTCGACTTTGCCATTGAGAAACCTAAAGATGAACTGGATGCAGAGATCAAACAGCTCAAAGACCATTCAAAAATATACCTGAGCCTTGACGAGCAGGCGGAAGAACGGGCAATGCAGGAATTCGAAAAGCGGTTCGCGGCTGAGTTCAACCCTGATTCATCCAAAGCACGGCAACTGAGCAAATTGGACAAGAACCTGCAGGCAGGTAAACTGGTTCTGAACAGTATTTACACCAAAGGAATCCTTAGAAAGACCGATGCTTTTGATGGCGTGGCCAATGGACGTGTGGTCTATCTACTTAAAGGAAACACGGCATCGGTGGTTCAACTCGATCAGTTTCACACCGTTCAAACAGCCTATTCCAAAATTAGGACCGACCTAGACAAGCGAAATGGCTTAGAAACCGACCTTCTGGCAAAAGTGCTTTCCGAAATTCTGGTTCAGAATGTGATCTACGATGAATTGACCACAGAACGTGTGCTGGATGAGGAACTTAAATCTATTTCTGACACGCGTGGAATGATTCCGAAAGGGCTGATGGTGATCAGCAGAGGCGACATGGTTGATGGAGAGAATTTCCTTGTCTTGGAATCGTTGCGCAATGAATACCAATCAAGATTAGGGTCATCGGAGAGTTTCTATCTCATTCTTCTTGGTCAGCTCATCATGGTTTCCATCGTGCTGGTCATGTTCTTCATCTTTTTGGTGAAATACCGAACCGATCTGGCGCAGAACAATTCGCAAGTGAGCTTTCTGTTGATGTTGATCGTTGGAATGGTGATCACTTCCAGTTTGGTTCAGCGCATCCCGAATGTGAACCTGTACTTGGTTCCATTCTGTCTGGTACCGGTCATCGTTCGGAGTTTCTTCGATAGTCGGATTGCTCTTTTTGCGCACATCGTAACGCTGATCATCATCGGGTTTCAAGCACCAAATGGATTCGAGTTCATGTTCTTAGAACTGATTGCGGGCATCATTGCCATTTTCTCGCTCATCAGTCTACAGAACCGTTCGCAGCTGTTTGTTTCCATGCTCATCGTTTTCGTCACCTTCAGCGCAAGCTATTTCAGTATTGCTGTGATGCAGGAAGGCGATGTGAAGAACATCGACCTTACCATGTTCATTTGGTTTGGAGGAAGCGTTGGACTGACGCTTCTCGCCTACCCGCTCATCTATCTTTTTGAAAAATTGTTCGGGTTCATTTCAGATGTAACGCTGCTCGAACTGAACAACACCAACCATGCACTTTTGCGCCAAATGGCTTCAGAAGCGCCTGGCACATTTCAGCATTCATTACAAGTGGCCAGTTTGGCCGAAACTGCCATTTACGAGATCGGTGGTAACGCCCTTCTAGTTAGAACTGGCGCTTTGTATCACGACATTGGAAAGCTTTATGCGCCCATGTACTTTATCGAGAATCAGGTGACGGGCGTCAATCCGCACGATGATCTTTCCTTCGAGGAAAGCGCCAAGATCATCATCAACCACGTGATCAAAGGCATTGAATTGGCCAAAAACAATAATCTTCCAGAGCAATTGATCGATTTCATCCGAACACATCACGGCACTTCAACCGTCCAGTATTTCTACCGTTCGTACCTCCATAATTTCCCCGAAGGCGAATTGGACAAGGAGCATTTCAGTTATCCCGGACCAAAACCCTTCACCAAGGAAATGGCTGTTCTGATGATGGCAGATAGTATTGAAGCCGCATCGCGCAGCCTTTCAGAATACACGACCGAATCGGTGGCCAAACTGGTAGATGGCATTATTGATCGCCAATTCAGCGAAGGACAATTTGATCGGGCCAACATCACGCTCCGCGATATCTCGGAGGTGCGCAGCATCTTCAAGAAAAAGCTCTTGAACATTTATCACGTTCGTGTGGAATACCCAAGTTAA
- a CDS encoding FKBP-type peptidyl-prolyl cis-trans isomerase: MKNWIGLLAVAAFMSACNTQNSDKDVKLTTFEDSISFAIGTDVGLDIKNGVKAQEMDSMLNAELIIAGFRNAYMNDSARFSKEDSQKIISAFLQKKQDEMAGKNLAAGQAFLGENQGKAGVVTTESGLQYIVLKEGEGTAPTLADQVMVHYTGKLLNGEVFDSSYERNEPVTFYVRSVIPGWTEAMQLMKPGAEYKLFIPSNLAYGEQGNPRGGIEPNSVLIFDVKLIEVIKP, translated from the coding sequence ATGAAAAATTGGATTGGATTACTTGCTGTTGCTGCTTTCATGAGCGCTTGCAACACTCAAAACTCAGATAAGGATGTAAAGCTTACAACCTTCGAAGACTCAATCAGCTTCGCTATTGGTACCGATGTCGGGTTGGACATTAAAAATGGCGTCAAAGCACAGGAAATGGACAGCATGCTTAATGCAGAGTTAATCATTGCTGGATTTAGAAATGCCTACATGAATGATAGTGCCCGATTCAGTAAAGAAGATTCGCAAAAGATCATTTCTGCCTTTTTGCAAAAGAAGCAAGATGAAATGGCAGGTAAGAATTTGGCTGCTGGCCAAGCTTTCTTAGGCGAAAATCAAGGAAAAGCAGGAGTTGTGACAACTGAAAGTGGACTTCAATACATTGTATTGAAAGAAGGAGAAGGAACAGCTCCAACCTTGGCAGATCAGGTAATGGTTCATTACACTGGAAAATTGCTGAACGGAGAGGTTTTCGACAGCTCGTACGAGAGAAATGAGCCAGTTACCTTTTATGTAAGAAGCGTTATTCCTGGTTGGACTGAAGCTATGCAATTGATGAAGCCAGGTGCTGAATACAAACTTTTCATTCCTTCAAACTTGGCCTATGGCGAACAAGGAAATCCACGCGGTGGAATTGAACCGAATTCAGTGTTGATCTTCGATGTGAAATTGATCGAAGTGATCAAGCCGTAA
- a CDS encoding acetyl-CoA C-acyltransferase codes for MKEVYIVSAVRTPMGSFNGKLSSVPAPRLGAVAIKGAVAAAGVDPKEVQEVFMGNVLSAGLGQAPARQASMFAGIPDSVPCTTVNKVCASGMKAIMLGAQSIMLGENDVVVAGGMENMSAVPHYLPGSRTGTKYGNITMIDGLAHDGLWDVYNDYAMGMAAELCAKECNISREDQDAYAIQSYKRSAAAWQAGAFKNEIVGVEVPQRRGDALVIDTDEEFTNVFMDKIAGLRPAFTKEGTVTAANASTMNDGAAAVVLMSKEKADALGIKPLAKITSFADAAQAPEWFTTTPSKAIPKALDKAGWSTSDVDLFEINEAFSVVALANNEIMKLDASKVNVNGGAVSLGHPLGCSGARIIVTLVHALKNKGLKKGAAGICNGGGGASALTVEII; via the coding sequence ATGAAAGAAGTATATATCGTATCGGCAGTACGAACGCCAATGGGAAGTTTCAATGGAAAGCTTTCTTCTGTGCCAGCTCCAAGATTGGGTGCTGTGGCTATTAAAGGAGCAGTTGCTGCTGCTGGTGTTGACCCAAAAGAAGTTCAAGAAGTATTTATGGGAAACGTGCTTTCGGCAGGTTTAGGACAAGCTCCAGCTCGTCAGGCCTCCATGTTTGCAGGTATTCCTGATTCGGTGCCGTGTACTACAGTGAATAAAGTGTGTGCTTCAGGTATGAAAGCCATCATGTTGGGTGCGCAGAGCATCATGCTTGGAGAAAACGATGTGGTTGTGGCTGGAGGAATGGAGAACATGAGTGCTGTGCCGCATTATCTTCCAGGATCCAGAACAGGAACGAAATACGGAAACATCACCATGATCGATGGTTTGGCACACGATGGTCTTTGGGACGTGTATAACGATTACGCCATGGGAATGGCCGCTGAGCTTTGCGCCAAAGAATGCAACATCAGCCGCGAAGACCAAGATGCGTACGCCATCCAAAGCTACAAGCGCTCAGCTGCTGCTTGGCAAGCTGGTGCTTTTAAGAATGAAATTGTTGGAGTGGAAGTTCCACAAAGAAGAGGCGATGCGTTGGTGATCGATACGGATGAAGAATTCACGAATGTTTTCATGGATAAGATCGCAGGCCTTCGCCCGGCATTCACCAAAGAAGGAACAGTAACAGCTGCCAATGCTTCTACCATGAATGATGGTGCTGCTGCGGTGGTTTTGATGAGTAAAGAGAAAGCAGATGCATTGGGCATTAAACCATTGGCCAAGATCACTTCATTTGCCGATGCTGCTCAAGCACCTGAATGGTTCACGACCACACCTTCCAAAGCTATTCCAAAAGCATTGGACAAAGCAGGTTGGTCAACTTCAGATGTAGATCTGTTCGAGATCAACGAAGCATTCTCAGTTGTGGCTTTGGCCAATAATGAGATCATGAAACTTGATGCAAGTAAAGTGAACGTGAATGGTGGTGCTGTTTCCTTGGGTCATCCACTTGGATGTTCAGGAGCACGAATCATCGTTACACTTGTTCATGCATTGAAGAACAAAGGATTGAAGAAAGGCGCTGCTGGCATCTGCAATGGTGGTGGCGGTGCTAGTGCTCTAACCGTAGAAATCATCTAG
- a CDS encoding FKBP-type peptidyl-prolyl cis-trans isomerase, giving the protein MISEKERLGYALGLNIAKNLQETGFEDFDYGAFRDALEDHYTRSELKLSVPEVNDTLKNAMAKIQAEKHGPVLEEGLKFLEENAKRDEVNVTASGLQYRVMQSGSGKSPKPTDQVTTHYHGKLIDGTVFDSSVNRNSPATFPVNGVIAGWQEALPMMKEGDKWELFIPYNLAYGENGAGGSIPPFATLIFEVELITVN; this is encoded by the coding sequence ATGATATCAGAAAAAGAGCGGTTGGGTTACGCGCTAGGGCTGAACATAGCTAAAAACCTTCAGGAAACAGGATTCGAAGACTTCGATTATGGAGCTTTTCGCGATGCCTTGGAAGATCATTACACAAGAAGTGAATTGAAGCTTTCTGTGCCAGAAGTAAATGATACGTTGAAGAATGCAATGGCCAAAATACAGGCCGAAAAACATGGTCCAGTATTGGAAGAAGGTTTGAAGTTTTTGGAAGAGAACGCCAAGCGTGATGAAGTGAATGTTACTGCCAGCGGGTTGCAATATCGTGTCATGCAATCTGGTTCTGGAAAATCTCCAAAACCAACCGATCAGGTAACCACGCATTACCACGGAAAATTGATTGACGGAACCGTTTTCGATAGTTCTGTGAACAGAAATTCCCCAGCTACGTTTCCTGTCAATGGCGTAATTGCAGGATGGCAAGAAGCTTTGCCAATGATGAAAGAGGGCGATAAATGGGAACTTTTCATTCCTTATAATTTGGCCTATGGCGAAAATGGCGCTGGAGGAAGCATTCCTCCGTTTGCCACATTGATTTTTGAAGTTGAACTTATAACCGTTAATTGA
- a CDS encoding BatA domain-containing protein yields MSFAYPEFLFALAAISVPIIIHLFNFRRFKKIYFSDIRFLKDVEIETKSRNKLKNLLILLSRILAIAFLVMAFARPFIPTGTGNEKNANSVVVYIDNSFSMNSEGEAGNLLEEAKAKAIEIGSAYANGAELRVLTNDFDPGHFRNLSFEEFKNEVASIQSSPQPRSFDDVVSRTSSVFDAEEPSSLYFISDLQRNTASPKKSISDSLLNVYIVPTNPQIETNLYIDSCWFDSPSRLPLQPDNLNVRVRNAGDAEVENLSVKLNLNGVQRAVGTANISAQSFEIVQLSFTNANTGVQFAEVSIQDYPITYDDHYYLSFNLTNQINVLSINGKSASNSISKLFDSEPNFRTTQVSDGGLDYALLKTTDLLICNELSSFSSGMIQELMKFVADGGSLLFIPSEKPEMNSTNELLLAIGADQLSGLDSSKLKVEGVNLKSQVFKNVFTEWEERIDLPATSKHFRSLSSITSSAERLMTLQDGQALLTAYSKGKGYSYVLTTPLKDSWTNLQRHALFVPTFYNIALNSVLNSVSAEVIGANDLISTNSRLESSEIMEITSTDGKVAFIPERVARAEGNGLYVHDQIKQDGQYLLRSEKADTIQAISFNFDRTESDMDFLSIDELEALASDLGITHLKIVEGSAETLANQVQELHDGKQLWRLFLILALLCLLFETVLIRIL; encoded by the coding sequence ATGAGTTTCGCCTATCCCGAATTCCTTTTTGCACTCGCTGCGATTTCGGTTCCGATCATTATCCATTTATTCAATTTCAGGCGATTCAAGAAAATCTATTTCTCTGACATCCGCTTTCTGAAAGATGTGGAGATTGAGACCAAAAGCAGGAACAAACTCAAGAATCTGCTCATTCTTCTTTCGCGCATTTTGGCCATAGCTTTTTTGGTTATGGCATTTGCTCGGCCCTTTATTCCAACCGGAACGGGCAATGAGAAGAATGCCAATTCAGTGGTCGTTTACATCGATAATTCGTTCAGTATGAATTCCGAAGGCGAGGCTGGAAACCTGCTGGAAGAGGCGAAAGCTAAGGCGATAGAGATCGGTTCTGCTTACGCGAATGGTGCGGAACTTCGGGTGTTAACGAATGACTTTGACCCTGGTCATTTCCGAAATCTTTCCTTCGAGGAATTCAAGAACGAAGTTGCCTCCATTCAATCATCTCCTCAACCAAGATCTTTTGATGATGTTGTTTCGCGGACAAGTAGTGTTTTTGATGCCGAAGAACCATCAAGTCTGTACTTCATTTCCGACCTGCAACGAAATACGGCCTCGCCAAAAAAATCTATATCCGATTCATTATTAAACGTTTACATCGTTCCAACAAACCCACAGATTGAAACGAATCTTTACATCGATAGCTGTTGGTTCGACTCTCCATCACGACTTCCGCTACAGCCAGATAATTTGAATGTGCGAGTGAGAAATGCAGGCGATGCAGAAGTTGAAAACCTATCTGTTAAATTGAACTTGAATGGTGTGCAGCGTGCGGTTGGAACTGCGAATATTTCTGCCCAAAGTTTTGAGATCGTTCAGCTGTCTTTCACCAATGCAAACACTGGTGTTCAGTTTGCAGAAGTTTCCATTCAAGATTATCCGATCACCTACGATGATCACTATTACCTGTCGTTCAATTTGACCAATCAGATCAACGTGCTGAGCATAAACGGCAAATCGGCCTCTAACTCAATCAGCAAATTGTTCGATTCAGAACCTAACTTCCGTACCACTCAGGTTTCTGATGGCGGATTGGATTATGCCCTACTGAAAACAACCGATCTGCTCATTTGCAACGAGCTTTCCTCCTTCTCGTCTGGAATGATCCAAGAACTGATGAAATTTGTTGCCGATGGCGGAAGTCTACTGTTCATTCCATCCGAAAAACCTGAGATGAACTCAACCAACGAGCTTCTTTTGGCCATTGGTGCCGATCAGCTTTCTGGTTTAGACAGTTCTAAACTGAAGGTAGAAGGTGTAAATCTTAAGAGTCAGGTTTTTAAAAATGTTTTCACCGAATGGGAAGAACGGATTGATCTTCCGGCCACTAGCAAACATTTCCGAAGTTTATCAAGCATCACTTCTTCTGCCGAAAGGCTGATGACCTTGCAAGATGGCCAAGCGCTGCTAACTGCCTATAGCAAAGGTAAAGGATACAGCTATGTGCTTACAACGCCATTGAAGGATTCATGGACCAATCTCCAGCGCCACGCACTGTTTGTTCCAACCTTTTACAATATCGCCCTGAATAGCGTTTTGAATAGCGTAAGCGCAGAAGTGATCGGAGCAAACGATCTGATAAGTACGAATTCAAGACTGGAGAGTTCAGAAATCATGGAAATTACGAGTACGGATGGAAAAGTGGCCTTTATTCCAGAAAGGGTTGCGCGTGCCGAAGGAAATGGGCTTTATGTCCATGATCAGATCAAGCAAGATGGTCAATATCTGCTGCGCTCAGAAAAAGCTGACACCATTCAAGCCATCAGTTTCAATTTCGATAGAACGGAAAGTGACATGGATTTTCTTTCTATTGATGAGCTGGAAGCATTGGCCAGCGATCTTGGAATAACGCATTTGAAAATTGTGGAAGGCAGCGCAGAAACGCTGGCCAACCAGGTTCAAGAACTTCACGATGGCAAACAGCTTTGGCGATTGTTCTTGATATTGGCGCTGCTTTGCCTTCTGTTTGAAACGGTATTGATAAGAATTCTATAG